A genomic segment from Equus asinus isolate D_3611 breed Donkey chromosome 23, EquAss-T2T_v2, whole genome shotgun sequence encodes:
- the TMEM252 gene encoding transmembrane protein 252 — protein MQNRNRLVLCALALLTGFLMICLGAIFISSGSTFDCPGNLILPLGFVILLSGIFWSTYRQASESKGVFNHVLRQHLAHGALPLATVDRPDFYPPAYEESLHAEKQTCPAEGEASNVPPPLYTEMGLEFEDENDAHPEAPPSYEESVADREAAARPSQDAERQSPEC, from the exons ATGCAGAACAGAAATCGTCTGGTTCTCTGTGCCCTTGCCCTCCTGACGGGCTTCCTGATGATCTGCCTGGGGGCCATCTTCATTTCCTCAGGCTCGACATTTGACTGTCCTGGGAACCTGATCCTGCCTCTTGGCTTTGTGATCCTTCTGAGTGGAATTTTCTGGAGCACCTACCGCCAGGCGAGTGAAAGCAAAGGGGTATTCAACCATGTGCTCAGACAACACCTTGCTCATGGGGCCCTGCCCCTGGCCACAGTGGACAG GCCAGATTTTTACCCTCCTGCTTATGAAGAGAGCCTTCATGCCGAAAAGCAAACCTGTCCTGCAGAGGGAGAGGCCTCGAATGTTCCTCCACCTCTGTACACAGAGATGGGCCTTGAATTTGAGGATGAAAATGATGCCCACCCAGAGGCTCCACCGTCCTATGAAGAGTCTGTAGCAGACAGGGAGGCAGCAGCAAGGCCATCTCAGGATGCTGAGAGGCAAAGCCCGGAGTGCTGA